The DNA region CCCCACGCTCGTGGTCGACCAGACCCAGCATCCGGCTCAACTCGACATGGTCCCGCAGCTTCTCGATGACCGGCGGGGAACCGAAGGTCTTGACCACCCGGTTGGCTTCCTTGCCACCGGAGATCACGTCGTCGGCGGGCAGGTTGGGCAGCTCGCTCATCACGGTACGCAGCCGGGACTGCACCTCGTCGAGCTCGGCCTCCAACTCGGCGACCTGCTTGCGCCCGGCCTCGTCGGTCACCTGCGGCTCGACACCGGCCCGCTTGGCCTGCGCGTACGCCCGGGCCTCGGCCTTGCGACGCTGCCGCTCCCCGTCGATCTCGGTGATCAGCCGGCGGCGTTCCCGGTCTAGGTGCTGGATCTCGTCCAGCGCCTGGTCGACCTCGGCGGCATCGAGCCGCTTGGCCAGCGCGGTCGCCACCGCGTCGCGATCCTTACGGATCAACTCCATGTCGAGCATGCTGCTCCGTACCTTCAGGTCAGGCGGACCCGCTGATGCTACCGCCGGACACCGACCGTGCTGCCTCCCGCACCCGACCCTCCTCCATCCGGGCCCGACCGGCCCGGCACACCCGCCCACACCACCGGTCCAGCGCTCACCGGCGGATCAGAGCGCGAGGCGGATCAGGCGTCAGCGTTCACAGGCGGATCGGCATCAGGATGGAGAAGGCGCCCTGGTCGTCCGGGCGGCGGATGGTCAGCGGGGTGAGCGGGCTGTCGAGCTCCAGGGTCAGGTGCCGGCCGCCCGCCGCGTCCAGCGCATCGAGCAGGTAGTCGCCGTTGACGCCGACCCGCAGTTCGGTGCCGTCCGCGCCGACCCGGTCGCCGCCGTCGGTCAGGTCGCCGCCGTCGGTCAGGTCCTCCGGGCCGAGCAGACGGAGGCGGTCCGGGGTACCCAGGCCGAGCACGGTCACCGGCCAGGACCGGCCGGCGTACTCCCGCAGGAGGGTCGGTCCGCCCGCCCGCAACGCGGCGACCAGCCAATCCGCGTCGACCGGAACCCGCCGGGCGGCATCGGAGCGCGGCAGCAGCACGTGGTAGTCCGGAAACTCCTCCGGCAGGGCGGTGGCGCGCAGTTCCTGCTCGGCCACCTGGGCTACCAGCGACGAGGCGGACAGGACCAACTCGACCTCACCCTGCTCCGGGCCATTTGGAGAGGGGGTGTCCAGCAGGCGGCGCAGGGCCTCCACCGCCGCCAGGGGCAGCAGGGTCCGCACCGGCGGGCCCTGCACCACCGCCTCGGCCGTCGCCACCGCCAACCGGTGCCGGTCGGTGGCCACCAGTTCCAGGCCGGTGCCGGTCACCTCGAACAGCACCCCGGTCAACCCCGGCACCGCCGGGTCGGTGCCGACCGCGAACCGCACGGCGTCCATGGCGGCGACCAGCGCGGCACCGGTCAGGGTCAGCCGGGTCAGGGTGGCGGGCCGCTCGGCCGGCAGCAGGGACCGGATCCGGGACACCTCCCGACGAGCGTCGGCCAACCCCTGCTCCAGCCGCCGCAGGTGGGTGTCCAGGAGCCGGTGCACCACGGCCGGTTCGGCGCGTACCGCCTCGGCGATCTCGGCCACCGGCATGCCGGCCCGGCGTAGCCCGGCCACCAGCCGGGCGGGCGCCACCTGGTCGTGGGTGTAGCGGCGGTAGCCGGTCACCGGGTCGACCCGGGCGGGCACCAGCACCCCGGCGGCGTCGTAGAACCGCAGGGCGCTCACCGTCAGTCCGCTGGCCCGAGCCAACTCGCCGATGCTGCGCAGGTCACTGTCCACCCCTCAGATCGTGCCCCCTCGACCTGCTTGAGGGTCAACCCGCCGAAAGGACCTCGAAGGTCAGGCCGGCGGCGGTCAGGCGGTGCAGCAGGGCGTCGCCCATCGCGGTTACCGGGGTGACCTGCCCGGCGGTGGGCGGCAGGTCGTCCAGGGCCAGGCAGAGGGCCGACTCGGCGAGCATCTTCGCGGTCTCGTCGTACCCGGGATCTCCGCCGGCCACCTCGGTGACCACCCGTCGGTCGCCGCCGCGACCGACGAACCGGACCCGGAACCACGACCTGGCCCGCTGCTCCGGGCTGGGTCCCTGCCCGGAGGCGAGTCGGCCGAGCAGCCAACGCCGGGTCGGCGGCAGTTTCACCAGGGCGGTCAGGGCCCCCAGACCGGCACCGGCGGCCAGCACGGTCGGCAGTCGCCGTACCGCCGCGAAGTGTCGGTAACGGAAGTCCGGGCCGTACTCCGGGCGGGCCGCGGCGGATCGGCGGACCACCTGGGGGTCGATGGTGGGCAGGGGTACCGCCCAGACCGGCAGGTCGCGGGAGCGGGCCACCTTGCCGGGCACGGCCCGCACCTGGCGGCCGGTCGGGCGGGGCTCCACCGCGCGGCGTTCGCGGGCCGCCCGGGCGGTCTCGGCGGTACGCGAGAAGGCGGTCAACGCGGAGTGGTAGGTGCCGGCGGAGACCCGGCCACCGGCGCGTACGTAGCCGTCCACGGTGATCGGCACCTCGGCGGGCAGGTGCTTGATGGTGAACCAGACCCCCAGGTCATGGGGGATGGAGTCGAACCCGCAGGCGTGCACCAGGCGGGCGCCGGTGCGTACCGCCTCGGCGTGGTGGCGCACGTACATCAGGTCGACGAACTCCGGTTCCCCGGTGATGTCCAGGT from Micromonospora sp. NBC_01739 includes:
- a CDS encoding DNA polymerase III subunit beta family protein, with the translated sequence MDSDLRSIGELARASGLTVSALRFYDAAGVLVPARVDPVTGYRRYTHDQVAPARLVAGLRRAGMPVAEIAEAVRAEPAVVHRLLDTHLRRLEQGLADARREVSRIRSLLPAERPATLTRLTLTGAALVAAMDAVRFAVGTDPAVPGLTGVLFEVTGTGLELVATDRHRLAVATAEAVVQGPPVRTLLPLAAVEALRRLLDTPSPNGPEQGEVELVLSASSLVAQVAEQELRATALPEEFPDYHVLLPRSDAARRVPVDADWLVAALRAGGPTLLREYAGRSWPVTVLGLGTPDRLRLLGPEDLTDGGDLTDGGDRVGADGTELRVGVNGDYLLDALDAAGGRHLTLELDSPLTPLTIRRPDDQGAFSILMPIRL
- a CDS encoding saccharopine dehydrogenase family protein, with protein sequence MTAERAYDIVLFGATGFTGGLTAEYLARHAPPGLRWAIAGRNPDKLAAVRDRLAGIDPALATLPLLTAEVTDPGSLRAVAEAARVVASTVGPYIRHGEPLVAACAAAGTDYLDITGEPEFVDLMYVRHHAEAVRTGARLVHACGFDSIPHDLGVWFTIKHLPAEVPITVDGYVRAGGRVSAGTYHSALTAFSRTAETARAARERRAVEPRPTGRQVRAVPGKVARSRDLPVWAVPLPTIDPQVVRRSAAARPEYGPDFRYRHFAAVRRLPTVLAAGAGLGALTALVKLPPTRRWLLGRLASGQGPSPEQRARSWFRVRFVGRGGDRRVVTEVAGGDPGYDETAKMLAESALCLALDDLPPTAGQVTPVTAMGDALLHRLTAAGLTFEVLSAG